The DNA window TGCTGACTGCACAAAGCCAGTATTAACTGCCATCAGAACAGTCCTATTGAAGTTTAACTTCAttaaggctgagaggggacatgatagctatctagtacctaaaagggtattacaaggatgagtgagaaaaattattctccttagcctctgaaattaggacaagaagcaatgggcttaaattgcagcaagagaggtttagattggacattaggaaaaatttcctgtcagggtgcttaattactggaataaattgcctagggtggttgcaGAATGTCTgtcactggtgatatttaagaacagattagataaatgtctatcagggatgatctagatgctgcttggtctgtgggggcaggggactggacttgatgacctcttgaggtcccttccaggtccaaTATTCTATGAATGTGTGTTAGACACAATTGCCACTGTCTTAAGGGTGATTAATGCAAACTGCACTTGATTGGATTGCAAGCATGAAACTAGCGACGAGAGAATTTTAAAAGGCTAGTTCTGCTTTTGTGTTTAGAAATCCTGTATTTTATTAAAAGCACAAATATAATTGGCCTTCCCACTACTCAGATAGGCCTGCCCATTTAAGGTGGAGTTCCTTAGGCATCCAGTTGCCACCAATTTGTAATGGGATTTGGGCATCCAGCTCCCATAGACTTGATCCAAAAATCCCATCTCTCAGTACATACGTAACGGAAGCATTTCTCACCTAGAATAAAGGATAATAGTAAGAGGGTTCCGTCTACCGATATCTTGGGACCCCAGATGAAAGAGGAAATTAAAGAATGGAGGACCGAAGCTGTGTGTTGTGGTCTGGGGTCTGTAGTTCTCTGCATTTAACAAGGATTTGAATGTGCACCATAAATATTCATAAGCCAGAGATTTGTCTGAatactaccactatttatataaTTGGATAAATTTGATATTGCACATTCCTAGCTAATTACCAGCACTGCATCCAGCTCATTTTCCCTCCCTGAGGCTTATTAGGGATCATTAGGTGACTCAGCACTTTTCTTAGCTCACAGTTGGCAAAAGTAACTGGAAATACAGTTCTGTACTTTGTCATTGCTGAGTGAACTTGCATGTCATGTAAGTGACTGTACTTCTATGCGAAGTGGGTATGTTTTATCGGGAGAAACTCAGAACTAGAGTTcaatcctcaaaggtatttagacgCCTAACTCTCATTAAAATCAGTAGGAATTAGATGCCTGAGTACATTTAGAGAACCTGTGTTCCATTTCACTTTTTCTCTTGCTAAATATTTATTTGACTAAAGTTGTAGTAAAAGCTAAAGCATGTGTTTGGGCATTCGAATGTGATCATTCAAATAAACACAGGTGTTACTGAAATGTGTACTACTTCAAATACTTGTCATGCTAACTTTGTGGATTCATTGTAATTTCCATCTAATCACCAGTTCTCAGGACTCTGATTTAATTGGACAGAAGCACAAAACAAGCACATTCTGTGTTTGTCTTCAGATACAAATATCCTCAGCAATGACCTAAGGTGGTCTTGGTTCTTCATGATGTTCTTCAGAtgtagagaggaaaaaaaagctgtTCTTTGAGAGAGTTTATTTATGAAAGGTGACAGTATTATAAGCAGTGTTGTAGCTGTAttgctcccaggattttagagAGAAAAGATGTCTGAGGTAATATGTTTTACTAGACCAATTTATGTTTGTGAGAAAGAGTTTGAAAGCATATCTTGTTGGTATTGTAGATGTGTGACGCCTGAAGTCTTTTTAACCTAATTCACTAAGTGAAGAGTTGTACCCCTGAGGTTGATATAAGCGCAGGTTTGGGGCCCTGACTTTCCACAAGCCAAGAATagggagaaaacaaaaagaaaggtaGATTTCTATTTAATTTTAGTGCCTTTTGGTCCTTCTCTTACTGCTCCATCTCATCCCTTACTTCCTCCTACCGTATTCTACTCTGGTCTACAACTGAACAGGAAACTTCAGTTCTGGAGCTTGTTTGGATTAGGTATTTTGTTTCACCTTGTAGAACCTGGGCTAATTTTTAAGGCAAAATTTAGATCTGAGCTAAGTGTTGAAACCCTACCAAAATGGCATGTTTTGTTTAAGCTTTTACTTTTgttctctttctcctcttcccttcATTTTATCAGCACCAGCAGGGAAGGTCTCTTCTGGGATGTTGCCTACAATGTCTCTCCTGTGTtcagttatgatttttttttcaattggaaAGCAACATATTCAAAAAATAAACACAGCAGGAAAAATCTGTACAGTAGAGTTTCGTTAAATATTGCTGTTGAGAGAATTCTCAAACTTTTCTAAATTTCTGTATCTCTGCTTAGCTgctgtctcttttttttaaaacaaaaattatctCTGTTGTACCCCTGTTCAAAGGCTAAGACCTGATTCCACGTTTTGGGCCAGCCTCATGTGTTGCAAGGAAACATCCCACAACTTTGTGTCCCCTGGATTTGGGCCAGCCACAAGCTCTGCCTGCCCAACTCTGAATGTTCACTGGCTGTGGCCAATGTGCTGTTAGCAGACAAGGAGAAGGTGGTAGCCAAAATCCTCCAAAGTGGCCAGCGGAACTGTCTGGCTATGCAGAAGAGTATGTGCTATATCCCCTTCTACTGTGTGGCAGCAGACAGGGGGACATGCCTCTGTGCTGACTCAATTGAGAAATTATGGCTAAAAGCCACACTACATCCATTTAATAGGACTGGCTGACCATTCTTTTAAATATTCCTTTATCTAAACCCACTACAAATAATccattgatttttctttcttgctttgatATATTCCTTCTTAAGACCTCCAGTCCATGCTAGGTGTCCTCTTCTGACCTACCTTTGATTTGTTTGCATGTGTTGGGTCATAAGATACCCAGAACAGAATGCTGTCAGAACATGCAAGGGTGAGGTTCCAATGTCAATAGAAAACAGGAAAGGACAGGCCAGAGAACTGTTGAGATTCCAGCAGGAAAGAGTGTGAAGCTgtcaggcagggaagcctgccatGTCACGGAAGAGACATTGTTCTCACAACACAGCTGATTTGCTGATAGAGACTTTCTCTAGAAACAAAGCCACCAGTTGCAGTATTTTGGCATCTCACAAAGTTAACCTTAAATTTGTCCTTTTGATGCCAGTAAacgatttctctctctctctctttcataattttatatagtgAAAGACCTAATaaccttctttcttcctttctgatTTAGGTGTTGTATTCCCTTTTTTTCCACGGCTGGGTCGCTACCACCTAAATTTCCATGAGGCTCAGCAAGCTTGTCTGGACCAAGATTCTGTTATCGCCTCCTTTGACCAATTGTATGATGCCTGGAGGTCAGGGCTGGATTGGTGCAATGCAGGCTGGCTCAATGATGGATCAGTTCAGTACCCCATCACCAAACCCAGAGAGCCCTGCGGAGGAAAGAACACAGTGCCCGGAGTCAGGAATTATGGGTTCTGGGATAAAGACAAAAGCAGATATGATGTGTTCTGTTTTACATCAAACTTCAATGGTAAGAATTTTGAATCATTTCTGCCTTTAAGAAGCCCACTTCTGTGCTTCAGAAAAGCAGTGAACTCCAATGATACTGAAAAGCAGCAGGACATATTTGATTTGTCAAAGGGCATGTAAGTTGTGAAAACTGTTATCATTGAATTTATGAGAAAATGAgtctggaatgaaaaaaaaaagacaaattttgccatgttttcttttTGTCGATGTTTAAAAACAATAGTTCAGAATGTATACTGTCAGCACATTCATACATCTTGTTTTTCCTTCCTAGAAATCTACAGGTGTGTTCCACACTGATACACAGCTCAGTTTATTTAAGTTAAAGCAATGGAGAAATGAGGGTTTCCTTACATTGCCCTCTTAAGTAAATAATGAGGCTGTAGTACAAATTAAACACTGTACccacaggttaaaaaaaaacacaatgaaCAATTAtgatttgaaattctctttcTATGTAACTTTAATGACACATTATACAATTCGCTGAAGTATTGGGCAAGGgaatagctctgtggtttgagtgttggcctgctaaatccagggttgtgagctcagcccttgagggaatcatttagggatcggggcaaacagactttaaaaaaatctgtcagggatggtgataggtcctgctgtgagggcagggaaatgtATTTGATAACCTATGAAGGTCCCTTCCtcttctgtgagataggtatatttcCATATGTTTATATCAAACACTTCCATTTTGCATGGCGAACCCCACCTAGCAAGGACATATTTTATGTGATGGCATTACAAGTCTTGTGGAAAGGGAAGCAAttgatgtggtatatcttgactttagtaagactTGTGACACTGTGTCACATGATCTTTCCATAAACAAACTAGGAAATATAACaaagatggagctactataaggtctgcgcagaactggttggacaactGTTCTGAGAGCGTAGTTATCAGTGGGTTACAGTCAAGATGGAAGGGTATATTGAGTGGGTTCCTGCAGGGATCAGTCCTgattctgttcagtatcttcatcaatgatttacatAATAGCATATAGTGTACAttacaaagtttgtggatgatatcatGCTGTGAGGGAATGCATGtggtttggaggatagggttaaaatttaaaaaaaatctgggcaGACTGGATAAATTATCTGAGGTAAAGATgatgaaattcaaaaaggagAAATGCAACGGAAGAAACAAGAAGGAACAATCTTTTGCATAAATATGTAAAATAGGAAATGACTACCTAGTAAGGAATACTGCTCAATGGAATCTAGGGGACTTAGAGGACCACAAGTTGCCGAGTTAACAGTTTAACCCTGTTGTGAAAAAgggcaaacatcattctgggatgtattagcagtaATGCTGGAAGCAAGAcaggagaaataattcttctgcccTATTCTACATTATTCGAGCCCAGCTAcaatattgtgtccacttctgtgtgccacatttcaggagtgATATAGGCAGATTTCGAGAAAATCCTAGAAAGAAGTCCCAGAAAAGATTAACAGTTTAGAAAGTGACTCtgtgggaagattgaaaaaaactgggtttgtttagtctggagaagagaaaactgaggggtgacACAGtaccagttttcaagtacttaaagagcttttacaaggaggaggaagaaaactttttCTCAACCTTTGCTGGATGGGACAAGAAACAaggagcttaaattgcagcaagggctgTTTAGGCTGGGCATTTcgaaaagctttctaactgtcaagctagttaagtactggaataaattgcctggggaggttgtggaatttccggCACTGGAGATTTGTAACAGAacttagataaacacctgtcaggagtgGTCTATATTGGGGTGGGCAAAGTGCAGCTCGTCAAACTGCCAGGTCAGTCCCGCCATCATCCCACTGCCCTGCAGGAACCTCAGGGGGCCTGTCTGCCATGCCCCAGCATACTGCTCtaagcagctggctgcagttccATGTGTGTTTCTGGAGTGTGGTcctggcagggggtgagggtgggggaggagcttcACAGGTAATCTTGCTGCCAGAAACAGGTGCCTGGCCTCAGAAGTATGCAGGGAGACCTGCCCCCAAAGggcacacagcacacagagaTGCATATggtccccacagctggctcccattgggctgctggccagcagttgcctaaggtaagcacctcctggccagagcctacaCCTGGCACACCACAGGCCACAACCCAAACTCTCTGCCCCCCTGTCTCAGATCACAacctcctcccagagctgccccagATGAGACCcccccatccaaactccctcccagactcactACACCCCTCAACCaccttccctgagctcccttttTCACTcagtctccatcccagaccctgtacctccAAAAGAGtgtagcccttgaccacttaccctATTCTTGCATCCTCCCCatcaaattattgcccactcctggttGATATATTACTTCGTCCGGcgatgagtgcaggggactggactagaagatctcttcaggtcccttccagtcctttgaTTCTAATGCCaatctccctgccactcagaccCCATAGCCCTGGACCCCAGGCATTGcagaccacatcagtgaggtggtttttcttgtttgtttggctttggttttggtttttttttttgttttttgaggggaGGTGTTTTTGCTTGCTTCTCACTTCTGTAGACactgactgatttgtctatgaGTCAGTGGTGcctgacccaaaaaaggctccccaccccttctttaGAGCATTCAGTAACCTGACCATCTAATCTGCATGCGAGGAGGAGGAAAATGGCTATTTTAATCCTTTGCAAAACAGTTAAATTCAAACGGAATGTTATAGGGCAAAGAAAGTAGAGGGTAAGGAGTTTCTCCCTGCCAAATTTCACAAGCCTGATGCAAACGGTGGTGGTGTTAATGCTGCTTTAAAAAAGTCACAGGTATTTTTTTATATTGGAAAGCAAACTATAGGGTTGCTACCAGCTTCCCCTACAAAAGTACATGAGGTATGAGTGGAGTATGTTTTTACACATTCTGCTGATGAGAATACAGTTTGTTACATGCTGTGCACGGTGAACAGCACCATATAATTGATATTTTTAGTCTGTTCTATTACAGACGCAAATCTCTTATGTTAACAAGTTACAAAAAGCACTGAataaattaaatgggatttttttttttgagaattgCAGCAACAGACCCTTTTTGGAGGCTATAGACATCAGACCTTAAGCTGACATCTTCCATTTAATGAAGCAAATCCACAGAAATACATTTGCTGGTTTTTTTGATACATATaatatgtgtatatgtatataatatGCACATTTTACCATTCAAGGAAAAAAAGGGTAATCATGTAATGAGTAGCTCCTCTGAGAGACCAAGGACGGTGAGAAGATACCAcaataatattaaaaattaacTGGGTTCAACAAGTCAGTAAATTAATTAGTGTATGGAATGGAAATTTGTTCATCACCAGCCTCACTTCTGAAAACTGGTGGCATGAGATGTTTTGGAAGAATGTCGTTTTTACTGAAGTGGcagaagaaaattaatttattgtAGCTGCTCAACGCTGGTCAAAATAGGCACCAAACTTGATTAAATAACTTTCCCATTTAATGAATGAGGAAACATTTCTCTTCTGAGGCTTTTAACAATTTTGTAGAACACTGGTTATGATCAACAATTCCTCAGGGATTTTAAGACTGCCTCAACTTGAGTCTGTTGAGCAGATGATGGGTTCTACACAGTGTGCAAATGCTAACAGCCTCCAGGCTAAAGCCAAGAATATGTAAAACACCCATCTTTTTACTGCCACGTTGCCATCTGACACTGGAGAATGGTTTACTTTTCCACAAACACACAATGATGTGATTAGTTGGGTTGGGTTACAGCAAAGGCAGTGTTGCCAATTCCTGATTTTAGCTTGACTAGCCATTttaggctgttttttttttaacttgtcacACATGCTGTCTGTGAGCAGCTCGAGGTGAAGAACGGCACTCTCCTGCCCTACTGtctatgggggggtggggggtcctaAAATAGTGAGATGGTCCTGTGGCAGTAGGAGGCAGACTCAGAGAATACGCTGCTAGGTCCAGCAACCTGCAGCAACACTTGCTGCTTCCTGCCTCTTTGGGATTTCTGTTTCTGGACACATGAGGACTCTTGGGGGTGCAGCATGAGGCAAGCAGTTGCGGAGGTGGTGCCACCAGGACATGGGAGAGGGAGTAGCCCTGGGGGGCAGTGAGAGATAAAGACAGTAATAGAAAATGTATGGCAGTTTCCCTAAGTTAGGTGTGCAGAGAGGGTCAGTGAAGGCTTCATGTGCCTTTTGTACCCTTTAAAAGTTGACTTTTCCTCATGCAATAAACACACGCAAACATAGCCATTGGGTGAAGTGGTGCAAGCCTGTGATCCCAGCTAATAGCAAGGCTGCAGCTGGCAAATCACTTGAACTCAGGAGTTTGGGGTTGCAGTGTGCCTTGCCGATCAGGCATCTGGTGCAGCTGACAACTAGAACAGCAGGTGGCTGAAGGACTGCTTAGAGCACAACTGATGTGTTGTGGTCAGCAGGCTCTCTGTGAGAGCTGATGGATCAGTCAAGGTGACATACCTAGCCAGAAGAGTTGAGTGGAGTTAAAAAGTCAAAACAGACCAAAaaggttttgattttttaaaaactgggagCTCTGACACGACTTTTGATCTTTGTGGTTGGCTGTACTGTGAAAGGTTTTTTACTTTGCCTACATCACTGATTACATTGATGTGGTGTATCAGCAAAAATTCAGTTTTAGCCTTCGGTAATGCAGTTACTCCTGTAAGAACCTCACCAGGACAAGGCTTACATGAGAACCCTCCtcattttaaactgaaaacagCTGGAGCAAACAAAAAGCATCTGGTTGCCTctggaaaagaacaaaaaacatgtAAGAGGTTATACACTCAGATGACTGTAGGATCAATAAATGGGATTGCTATGATGATGTGAGGGAGTGCTACAGACAATGGTTTCACAGCTGTCACAAGGCCAAGTTTAGTACATGGCTCAGGAACTGCTTATTCGAGACCATCTACAGCAATGAATGCCCCATCAGCCCCCTAAACTCCACCTCTCTAAACCTGGATTTTAAGTGGCACAGAGGGCTTTCTGCAGGAACTCTTTGTTAGTGGGCATTTTATGTCTCCTGCACAAcaaacaattaaaacaaaactaaatggaggtgaaggaagaggaaaagaagGAATTGATAGATAGGTTCTTGGCTTTTTCACAAGTGCAAGGTAAAAGCTTTACTACCACATCCTGATGGTTTACATattacaaagagaaagaaagtAGTTCCAGCCAAAAACGGTCGGGCATCACTTCACACTTTAATCCTCTAGATATTTGGGGAGGAGATTACACCAAACTGAAGTAGCTGTTCACATATTGTCGGTACACATTGTAGAGTTTAACAGTGTTTTTATTTACTGCCTGGCAATCCTCTTGTGCAGGAGGACACAGATGTTCacagtttttctctttttttttttgtttaatttaacaaATATTATGAATGCAGATCAACATTTTAACCACAGCATTTACAGTTAATGATTAGATGTGCTCATATTACTGAGGTCATGAATCAAATGCACAACTTTATTGAAACTCCATGAGAAATTACCTCTCCCTTGACACATGGGTTGATTGGCTGCTAATAAACTCAGTGGAATATACAACCCATCAGGCAATCTGAAAACTCATTTTATTCAGAAAGTATGAAGAGCTTATATCCAATCCACAGAAACCTTCCATGTTAGCAAATATTACACAATGGGTTCAAGAAGGCATGGGCTTTCCTAAATAGCTACATTATCCAATGTCACTATTTCTGTTGAAATGCTATTGGGAAGGTTCTTAGTGAATTACAAACAGGACTCtgaagatgaaaggaagaaggaaaaagttCCTTTTAATAACTCAACAGGGTCACTACcttttttgctttgttaaaaTTTGTGCTCTGCTATAAACAAATCCTAATATAAAAAGGCACATACCTCGAAATGGAGCTATTCCCATTTTCTTTACGGAGTGCCTGATTGGATGGTCTATATAGTCAGGCAACAAACCTTTTTGGATAGTTGGTACGAAAGGGATGGATCCTTTCCCCTGAGAAAGCCATGTGAAAGGCGACAAAACCAGTGTTCTCGTAAGGAGGGATAACAGCAATAATCTGGCCCACTCTTTAATAAAGAAACATAATACTTCCctctagaattaaaacaagaggGCCCCAAGCAAAAATTACCTCATTTGTTATATAAATTATCCACTGGAAGTGAGCCAGTTTGAAAGCCTGCCATGTTTATTTGGAAATTGTTAGTCCATCAGCTGACTGTGGTTACACCTAGCAGTTAAATTGTCAGTCCAGTGATGATGACTAACcctgaaaatattgaaaaaaaggAATACAATTAATTTACATTTGCCTGTTCTTGGAGGAAATTAATATTTATCTTTTTGTTGCTTATCGTTCAACAAAAGAGACTCCCTTTGGTTTTACTAGTGACATGTACTTGCATTACCTTGACGCAGAGACAGTTTTCCTCAGAGTGCTGTCAGTGTTACATGAGTTCTCTGGTGAGAGCATACCAGAAAGACACTAAATATTTTTAACTGTTGTATGGAGGACTCATGACACTCAGGTTTCTTTTCTACTACACCCTCAAACTATGGTTATCAGCAGGGATGAagcatggtgtggggggggggcggtgtgtgtAGGAATGGGCTAGCAGCTGGTCGGGGCAGAGCCACTGGGTGGCCTAGAAGGCTACTGGGGGGCCCTGGCACCAGCTGCAGGGGTTGGGCATACCCCACGCACTCACCAGCAGTGTCAGGAGAAAGCAGCATGTCCAGGCCCTAGCTCGTTCTGCCCcccaagccccttccccagctccctgcatgttGCTCACACTCCCCAGCTGGAAGTGGAGTAATATAGCTGGGACAGCAGTGAACTAGGGCCGGGTCACTCCACTttctcctgccactgctggtAGTGCAAAGCAGGTGGGGAGCAATGCCTGCTGTTGGCACCAGAATCTTGGTCCTGCTAGTCCAGAGGGCGGTAATGTTTTTTGGGTTGGGGACAACTGACCCACTGGAGAAAAAAATCAGCTAGGGGCTCACATAataaagtgagaagcaaaacaaaaaccacaaaacaaGCCCCAACCCTCACTGCTGTTCGAATCAATTCCAGCACTGGAACAAACAGATTGGTGATATTCTTCACTATTCTTGTATGATTTTGTAGGGAAGACTTATATTTTTCAAGAATTCCTGAACCATGTCATATGGCTGACGACTTTGCCGTCTCTCTCTTTCCATTAGGCCGTTTTTACTACCTAATACACCCAACCAAGTTGACCTATGATGAAGCTGTACAAGCCTGCCTCAAGGATGGATCCCAGATTGCTAAAGTGGGCCAGATATTTGCTGCCTGGAAACTTCTAGGATATGATCGCTGtgatgctggctggctggctgacggCAGTGTCCGCTACCCCATCTCCAGGCCAAGACGACGCTGCAGTCCTGATGAAGCAGCAGTGCGCTTTGTAGGCTTCCCAGATAAAAAACACAAGCTATACGGTGTCTACTGTTTCAGAGCATACAACTGAAAGTACCTAGAGCACAATTTTAAATTCATTAAGAAAGAACATGTGAAAGATTTCTTTTCAGTACGAACTCATGCAAGTTACCAAAACTGTGATAAACCTTTTTTACTTACTGTAAAGAGTCATTTTCATAAGTCCAACCctttaatttggttttgttttgtggaacTCATCATTCAatagatattttaaattaatataattGAATGGAAGCTCTAGGTAAGGAAGCTTTAGAGCCAAAACTCTTTAAGCCACACCATCCCAAACCAATATACTTTTAATGAATGGGGCATGCAATAGCTTGAAAATTGCTAGGACTATATTAAGGAATGTAAGGCTACTCAAAGCAGCAGCTTTTACAAGCACAAATTTTACACATTTTTA is part of the Carettochelys insculpta isolate YL-2023 chromosome 5, ASM3395843v1, whole genome shotgun sequence genome and encodes:
- the HAPLN1 gene encoding hyaluronan and proteoglycan link protein 1, encoding MKNLLFLVLISICWAEHTGNHTLEHDRIIHIQENGPRLLVEAEQTKVFSHRGGNITLPCKFYREHTSTGSGTHKIRIKWTKLTSDYLKEVDVFVAMGLHQKSYGNYHGRVFLKKGSENDASLVITDITLEDYGRYKCEVIEGLEDDTAVVSLDLQGVVFPFFPRLGRYHLNFHEAQQACLDQDSVIASFDQLYDAWRSGLDWCNAGWLNDGSVQYPITKPREPCGGKNTVPGVRNYGFWDKDKSRYDVFCFTSNFNGRFYYLIHPTKLTYDEAVQACLKDGSQIAKVGQIFAAWKLLGYDRCDAGWLADGSVRYPISRPRRRCSPDEAAVRFVGFPDKKHKLYGVYCFRAYN